The Streptococcus mitis region GGTGACAACTGTATTCTTCTCGGCATTTTCAATAACTGGCAATGCCGACTGAAGCGTATCCTTTTCTGTTTTTGTAGCTGGTCCAGTTTCTTTTTTCTGTCCGCAACCAACTAGGACAAAAAGGAAAGCTAGACTAACAAGAACTATTTTTTTCATTTCTTTCTTCTTTCTTCTTTCTTTTTTAAATTAAAATAAGACTGGGAGTTGCTCCCAGCCTTGATGTTTATAGAGCTGCACGCAAACGTGCTTCTGCATTTTCTACATTACGGACAGAGCGTGGTAGGAAGGCACGAATATCATCTTCCTTATAGCCAACTTGCAGGCGTTTTTCATCTACAAGGATTGGGCTCTTTAAAATTCTCGGCGTTTCCATAATCAGATTGAGGACCTCATTAACGCTCAAATCTTCAATATCCACTCCAAGGGCTTTAGCATAGCGATTTTTAGACGAAACGATGCTGGCTATTCCGTTATCTGTTTTGGTTAGAATATCCAGTAATTCTTCTCGCGTAATTCCTTCTTTACCAAGGTTTTGTTCTTTATAACTTAACTGGTGGGCATTGAGCCAGGTTTTTGCTTTTTTACAGCTAGTACAACTTGAGACTGTATAAATTTTAATCATGTACCTACCCCTTTCGCTACATGTTACTATCAGTTTAGTCTATTATACCATAAAAAACATCCGACTTGCGACCTATTTTTAAATTTTTTTGACTTTTTTCGTCATTTTCGTACTTTTTTCTTGACAAAATGAAATTTACAGCCATTCGTTATATTTTTTGATATAGATTTTTTTCACAATTGTCACGCTAATCATGTACAAAATGATGATGAAAATCAAAAAGATGAAATAAATCGGTTTCAAAGGAGTTAGATGAAGAAGGCTAGCTAGTGGACTATAGGGAAGGAAGGTCACAAAGGCTGCAGCCAATAAAGTTGTCACAAGGACTAGCCAAGCTGGACGACTTTGTAAAAAGGGAATTTTGGCTGAACGCAGCATATGGATAACCATGGTCTGTGACCACATGGACTCGATAAACCAACCTGTCTGAAACAAGACAATAAATCCTACGGCAGACTCCGCTCCATGGACATAGGCTTGACCTGTTGTCATGGGTACAATGATAAAATAGAGAAAAATAAAGGTCAAAATATCAAAGGCAGAAGAGATAGGTCCCATCCAAACCATGAAACGCGTGATGGACTTGGCTTCCCAAGTATGCGGATTTCTCAAAAAATCTTTATCCACCTTGTCAAAAGGCAAGGCAATACAAGACAAATCATAGACTAGATTTAGGATAATCAAATGGACTGGTGCCATTGGTAAAAATGGCAAAAAGATTCCAGAGACCAATAGGGATAAGATATTTCCAAAATTAGAACTCACTGTCATTTTGATATATTTAGTCATATTGGCATAGACCTTACGCCCTTCAACAAGTCCTTTTTCAAGCACCATGAGATCCTTATCAAGTAGGATAACATCAGCCGTTTCTTTGGCAATATCTACTGCTGTATCAACAGAAATCCCCACATCTGCAACTTTCATAGAAGGAGCATCATTGATCCCATCTCCCATATAGCCAACAGCATGACCATTAGCCTTAAATTGCAAAATAATCCTCGCTTTTTGATCAGGAGAAAGTTTGGCAAAGACTGTTACCTCCTCTACGGCTTGGGCCAATGCTTGATCACTCATCTGATCAATTTCAGATCCTAACAGCATCTGATTGATATCCAAACCAACCTTTTCACAGACTGCTTGGGTAACTTTTTCATTGTCTCCCGTCAAAATCTTTGTTTGAACCCCATGTTCTAACAGCGCCTTAATTGCTGGTGCTGCAGATGGTTTAGGAGGATCTAGGAAGGCTAAATAACCAGT contains the following coding sequences:
- the spx gene encoding transcriptional regulator Spx — translated: MIKIYTVSSCTSCKKAKTWLNAHQLSYKEQNLGKEGITREELLDILTKTDNGIASIVSSKNRYAKALGVDIEDLSVNEVLNLIMETPRILKSPILVDEKRLQVGYKEDDIRAFLPRSVRNVENAEARLRAAL